From the genome of Halomonas sp. MCCC 1A13316, one region includes:
- a CDS encoding IclR family transcriptional regulator domain-containing protein: protein MASEEEVLSPDDRDFVTALASGLEVILAFDETHSRMTLSEVASRTGMNRARARRFLLTLHALGYVRKQGRNFELAPRVLQLGYSFLSANNYRSVIQQVLEDITAESGESSSLGVLDGDEVTYVARSSARHRLMAITLSVGTRLPAAHTSMGRALLAQLPDAELDAFLERVTLTRYTDKTVTDKAALKKCILKVRQQGYAIADQELDSGLRSLAVPAFDANGKLLGAINISTNAARVDLDTLMKEYLPLLQQKARDIRATVS, encoded by the coding sequence ATGGCATCAGAGGAAGAGGTTCTCAGCCCCGACGACCGGGACTTCGTCACTGCACTGGCCAGCGGCCTGGAGGTCATCCTGGCCTTCGACGAGACGCACTCGCGCATGACGCTTAGCGAGGTCGCCAGCCGTACCGGCATGAACCGTGCCCGCGCCCGGCGCTTCCTGCTGACGCTGCATGCGCTCGGCTACGTGCGCAAGCAGGGCCGAAACTTCGAGCTGGCCCCGCGGGTGCTGCAGCTCGGCTACTCGTTTCTCTCCGCCAACAACTATCGTAGCGTGATCCAGCAGGTGCTGGAGGACATCACCGCCGAGAGCGGGGAATCCTCCTCCCTGGGCGTGCTCGACGGCGACGAGGTCACCTACGTGGCGCGCTCCTCGGCCCGCCACCGGCTGATGGCGATCACCCTCTCCGTCGGCACCCGGCTGCCTGCCGCCCACACCTCGATGGGGCGTGCGCTGCTGGCGCAGCTTCCCGATGCCGAGCTGGATGCCTTCCTGGAGCGGGTCACGCTTACGCGCTACACCGACAAGACCGTGACCGACAAGGCCGCACTCAAGAAGTGCATCCTCAAGGTACGCCAGCAGGGCTACGCCATCGCCGATCAGGAGCTGGACTCGGGGCTACGCTCGCTCGCCGTGCCTGCCTTCGACGCCAACGGCAAGCTGCTCGGCGCCATCAACATCAGCACCAATGCCGCCCGGGTGGATCTGGATACCCTGATGAAGGAGTACCTGCCGCTACTCCAGCAGAAGGCTCGCGATATACGCGCCACTGTCAGTTGA
- a CDS encoding AEC family transporter, which produces MLEILAITTPIFLLIGTGYLAMATRLVNREQIQGVATFVLYFALPALVIRALTQNPLEEVIQTQYLLAYGLGSVAIFSLGLLLTLAIQRKPLSEGAMHALGMSASNSGFIGYPVAAIVIGSSPAAVFMALNMMIENLLVIPAALILAEAGRQSGAGIATVARKTFLRLVRNPVLVGITLGLLLAVTETPLPRPLAQVVDMLASAAGPAALFVIGGTLFGLRVRGMFKDVGQIVIGKLIFHPLAVLSLFLLMPQADPGMVAGALLFACAPMVSIYPLLGHRYGMAGISAAALMVATLAAFATLSLGLWLMDHSGLLPTG; this is translated from the coding sequence ATGCTAGAGATTCTCGCCATCACCACGCCGATCTTCCTGCTGATCGGTACCGGCTATCTGGCCATGGCGACTCGGCTGGTCAACCGGGAGCAAATACAGGGCGTGGCCACTTTCGTGCTCTACTTCGCCCTACCTGCGCTGGTGATTCGAGCCCTGACCCAAAATCCTCTGGAGGAAGTAATCCAGACGCAGTACCTGCTGGCCTACGGCCTTGGCTCGGTTGCCATATTCAGCCTTGGCCTGCTGTTGACCCTGGCGATACAGCGCAAGCCGCTCAGCGAAGGCGCCATGCATGCCCTGGGCATGTCCGCTTCCAACAGCGGCTTCATCGGCTATCCCGTCGCCGCCATAGTGATCGGTAGCTCACCGGCAGCCGTTTTCATGGCCCTGAACATGATGATCGAGAACCTGCTGGTCATACCGGCAGCACTGATTCTGGCCGAGGCAGGTCGACAGAGCGGCGCCGGCATCGCCACGGTCGCCCGCAAGACATTCCTGCGCCTGGTTCGCAATCCAGTGCTGGTCGGTATCACGCTAGGCCTGCTACTGGCCGTGACGGAGACGCCCCTGCCGCGCCCCCTGGCCCAAGTCGTCGATATGCTGGCCAGCGCCGCCGGCCCGGCGGCGCTGTTCGTGATTGGAGGTACCCTGTTCGGCCTGCGCGTCCGCGGCATGTTCAAAGACGTGGGCCAGATCGTCATCGGCAAGCTGATCTTCCATCCGCTGGCCGTGCTCAGCCTGTTCCTGCTTATGCCGCAGGCAGACCCAGGCATGGTGGCTGGCGCCCTGCTGTTCGCCTGCGCTCCGATGGTCAGCATTTACCCGCTGCTCGGTCATCGATACGGCATGGCCGGCATCAGCGCCGCCGCACTGATGGTCGCTACCCTGGCCGCTTTCGCCACGCTGAGCCTGGGGCTCTGGCTGATGGATCACTCCGGACTGCTGCCGACCGGCTAG
- a CDS encoding NapC/NirT family cytochrome c codes for MMKRIKSLLSVFWRTFNSPSGYFSLGFLTVGGFIGGVLFWGGFNTAMEATNTERFCISCHEMRANVYEEIQPTIHFTNRSGVRAVCSDCHVPHDWTDKIARKMQASKEVWGKIFGVIDTREKFLDHRLEMASREWRRFEANDSLECRNCHDEEAMDFTRQSSRAAAAHRRGLVNGDDTCITCHKGIAHELPDMAGVEGWE; via the coding sequence ATGATGAAACGTATCAAGAGCCTGCTCTCCGTCTTCTGGCGCACCTTCAATTCGCCCAGCGGCTACTTCAGCCTGGGGTTTCTCACCGTGGGGGGCTTCATCGGCGGGGTGTTGTTCTGGGGTGGCTTCAACACCGCCATGGAGGCGACCAATACCGAGCGGTTCTGCATCAGCTGCCACGAGATGCGGGCCAACGTCTACGAGGAGATCCAGCCGACCATTCACTTCACCAACCGTTCGGGGGTGAGGGCGGTCTGCTCGGATTGCCACGTGCCGCACGACTGGACCGACAAGATCGCGCGCAAGATGCAGGCCTCGAAGGAGGTCTGGGGCAAGATCTTCGGCGTAATCGATACCCGCGAAAAGTTCCTAGACCACCGCCTGGAGATGGCCTCCCGCGAGTGGCGACGCTTCGAAGCCAACGACTCGCTGGAGTGCCGCAACTGCCACGACGAGGAGGCCATGGACTTCACCCGCCAGAGCTCCCGAGCGGCCGCCGCCCATCGGCGAGGATTGGTCAACGGCGACGACACCTGCATCACCTGTCACAAGGGTATCGCTCATGAGCTGCCCGACATGGCGGGCGTGGAAGGATGGGAATGA
- a CDS encoding nitrate reductase cytochrome c-type subunit — protein sequence MRMIVTAVAILGVSLGALAQEGKLDALRGNVPLLEERTPEPLYDVENDDLRRSRAYPMQPPTIPHKIDNYQVDLNANRCMSCHSRQRVGETQAPMISVTHYMDRDGNFLAELSPRRYFCSQCHVPQTDAPLAVENTFVDVVEMLRQRRETQE from the coding sequence ATGCGAATGATCGTCACCGCCGTCGCCATTCTGGGGGTCAGCCTGGGAGCGCTGGCCCAGGAGGGCAAGCTCGATGCCCTGCGCGGCAACGTGCCGCTGCTAGAGGAGCGTACGCCCGAGCCGCTTTACGATGTCGAGAACGACGACCTGCGGCGCAGCCGTGCCTACCCGATGCAGCCGCCGACCATTCCGCACAAGATCGACAACTACCAGGTCGACCTCAATGCCAACCGCTGCATGAGCTGCCATAGCCGTCAGCGGGTCGGTGAAACCCAGGCGCCAATGATCAGCGTGACCCACTACATGGATCGCGACGGCAACTTTCTCGCCGAGTTGTCACCGCGGCGCTACTTCTGCAGCCAGTGCCACGTGCCGCAGACGGACGCGCCGCTGGCGGTCGAGAACACTTTCGTGGACGTTGTCGAGATGCTTCGTCAGCGACGCGAAACGCAAGAGTGA